From one Lysinibacillus sp. G4S2 genomic stretch:
- a CDS encoding IS1182 family transposase, protein MLSKQETLALSPHMAIYDLVVPKDNMLRQMKELIDFTFVLEELETKYCLDNGRYAISPIRMFKYLLLKAIYDISDVDVVERSKYDMSFKYFLDMAPEEGVIEASSLTKFRRLRLQDVQLLDLLIHKTVELAIAQGVLKSKTLIVDATHTKARYQQKSPKEFLQEKSKQVRKAVYQFDETMKSKFPTKPTSQDIQKEVDYCHQVIQIIEENKAIAQIPSVQEKVNVLKEVIEDYELKINYSADPDARVGYKSKENPFFGYKTHLAMSDERLITAVVVTTGEKSDGNYLQELVEKSEQAGIEVNTILGDTAYSGKENLLYTKKKEIQLISRLHPVITNGQRKQESKFEFNKDADLYVCPAGHLAKSKSIKKRKNSTQNTQLKYFFDIEKCKVCPLKEGCYKEGAKTKSYSVSLLSNEHIEQEVFQETESFKQLAKERYKIEAKNSEIKNRHGYNQANATGLFGMQIQAAATLFVVNMKRILKLMNEKSKE, encoded by the coding sequence ATGCTTTCCAAACAAGAAACGCTTGCTCTTAGTCCTCATATGGCAATCTATGATTTAGTTGTGCCAAAAGATAATATGCTTCGTCAAATGAAGGAATTAATTGATTTTACTTTTGTTTTAGAGGAATTAGAGACTAAATATTGTCTAGATAATGGTCGTTACGCTATTTCACCTATTCGTATGTTCAAATATTTATTACTTAAGGCAATTTATGATATTTCTGATGTTGATGTAGTAGAACGTTCTAAATATGATATGTCCTTTAAATATTTTTTAGATATGGCACCAGAAGAAGGTGTTATTGAGGCAAGTTCTTTAACAAAATTCCGTCGATTACGTTTACAAGATGTCCAATTGTTAGATTTACTCATTCACAAAACCGTAGAACTAGCTATTGCACAGGGTGTTTTAAAAAGTAAAACATTGATTGTAGACGCAACACATACGAAGGCACGCTACCAACAGAAGTCCCCGAAAGAGTTTTTACAAGAGAAATCAAAACAGGTACGAAAAGCCGTGTATCAATTCGATGAAACAATGAAATCAAAATTTCCCACTAAACCGACTTCTCAAGATATCCAAAAAGAAGTGGACTATTGTCACCAAGTCATTCAAATAATAGAAGAAAATAAGGCTATTGCTCAAATACCAAGTGTACAAGAAAAAGTAAATGTCCTCAAAGAAGTTATTGAAGATTATGAGCTTAAAATAAATTACTCAGCTGATCCTGATGCACGTGTCGGTTATAAATCTAAAGAGAATCCTTTCTTTGGTTATAAAACACATTTGGCAATGAGTGATGAAAGACTTATAACAGCAGTAGTTGTAACAACAGGTGAAAAAAGTGACGGGAATTATTTACAAGAGCTAGTAGAGAAGAGTGAGCAAGCAGGCATAGAAGTGAACACCATTCTTGGAGATACAGCGTATTCTGGTAAAGAGAATTTATTATACACAAAAAAGAAAGAGATTCAACTCATTTCAAGGCTACATCCTGTTATTACGAACGGTCAACGGAAGCAAGAAAGTAAGTTTGAGTTTAATAAAGATGCCGATTTATATGTGTGCCCTGCTGGACATTTAGCAAAGAGTAAAAGTATTAAAAAGCGTAAGAATTCCACGCAAAATACACAATTAAAATATTTCTTTGATATAGAAAAATGTAAAGTTTGTCCTTTAAAAGAAGGGTGTTATAAAGAAGGAGCGAAAACAAAAAGTTATTCAGTTTCTCTTCTGTCAAATGAACACATAGAACAAGAAGTGTTTCAGGAAACGGAATCCTTTAAACAATTGGCAAAAGAACGCTATAAAATCGAAGCAAAGAATAGTGAAATAAAAAACAGACACGGGTATAATCAAGCAAACGCCACGGGTCTATTTGGTATGCAAATACAAGCAGCCGCAACGCTATTTGTCGTGAATATGAAGAGAATTTTAAAACTAATGAACGAAAAAAGCAAAGAATAA
- a CDS encoding type III pantothenate kinase — MILVLDAGNSNIVLGVYDDTDQLAFHWRMVTDLHKTEDEYAMQVLSFFNHAGISFEQVTGIIISSVVPPIMFSLEAMCQKYFRKKPLVVGPGVKTGLNIKYENPREVGSDRIVNAIAALEAYKAPLIIVDFGTATTYCYLNEKGDYMGGAIAPGISISTEALYTQAARLPRIEILRSTHIVGKTTVSAMQSGIFYGFVGQVEGIVNRMKAQSKEEPLVIATGGLANLIAGETQAIDVVDPFLTLKGLYKLYKRNQ, encoded by the coding sequence ATGATTTTAGTTTTAGATGCAGGGAATTCGAATATCGTATTAGGTGTCTATGATGACACCGATCAATTAGCCTTCCATTGGCGTATGGTGACAGACCTTCATAAAACTGAAGATGAATACGCAATGCAAGTATTATCTTTCTTTAATCATGCAGGCATTTCATTTGAACAAGTTACGGGCATTATTATATCCTCTGTTGTACCACCAATTATGTTTTCGTTAGAAGCGATGTGTCAAAAGTATTTTCGTAAAAAACCGCTCGTTGTAGGACCAGGTGTGAAAACAGGATTGAATATTAAATATGAAAACCCACGTGAAGTTGGCTCAGATCGCATAGTTAACGCTATTGCAGCTCTTGAAGCATATAAAGCACCACTGATTATTGTTGATTTTGGTACTGCTACAACATATTGTTACTTAAACGAAAAGGGTGATTATATGGGCGGTGCTATTGCTCCAGGTATTTCGATTTCTACGGAGGCGCTCTATACACAAGCAGCTAGATTGCCACGTATTGAAATATTGCGCTCTACACATATTGTTGGAAAGACAACCGTATCTGCGATGCAGTCCGGAATTTTTTACGGCTTCGTTGGGCAAGTTGAGGGAATTGTTAATCGCATGAAAGCGCAAAGTAAGGAAGAGCCTTTAGTTATTGCTACTGGAGGATTAGCAAATTTAATTGCTGGGGAGACGCAAGCTATTGATGTAGTCGATCCGTTTTTAACATTAAAAGGCTTATATAAGCTATATAAACGCAATCAATAA
- the hslO gene encoding Hsp33 family molecular chaperone HslO, which produces MKDYLVRGLGFNGQVRVFAACTTATVGEAQRRHNTWPVVSAALGRSMTAAVMMGAMLKGEEKITVKIEGNGPIGPMVIDSNAKGEVRGFVTNPQVHFDLNEQGKLDVRAGVGTEGALTIVKDLGLRDMFSGQTPIISGEIAEDFTYYFATSEQVPSSVGLGVLVNPDNTILAAGGFILQLMPGCEEETIDEIEQHLATIEPVSKMIEKGFTPEQILEAVLGKGHLQILDSMPVEFKCQCSKERFGAAILGLGTQEIREMIKEDGEAEAQCHFCLETYRFSKEELEGFIDELNA; this is translated from the coding sequence ATGAAAGACTATTTAGTACGAGGTTTAGGATTTAACGGACAGGTTCGTGTTTTTGCAGCGTGTACAACAGCAACAGTAGGAGAAGCACAACGTCGTCATAATACATGGCCAGTTGTGTCGGCTGCTCTTGGTCGTTCTATGACTGCAGCTGTGATGATGGGTGCAATGTTAAAAGGTGAAGAAAAAATCACCGTTAAAATTGAAGGAAACGGTCCAATTGGTCCAATGGTGATTGATAGTAACGCTAAAGGAGAAGTACGTGGCTTTGTAACGAATCCTCAGGTTCATTTTGACTTAAACGAGCAAGGTAAGCTTGATGTACGTGCAGGTGTAGGGACAGAAGGTGCATTAACAATCGTAAAAGACCTAGGCTTAAGAGATATGTTCTCTGGACAAACACCTATTATATCAGGTGAAATTGCTGAAGATTTTACTTACTACTTTGCTACATCAGAGCAAGTACCTTCATCAGTTGGTCTAGGTGTTTTAGTAAATCCTGATAACACAATTCTTGCAGCTGGTGGCTTCATCCTTCAATTAATGCCAGGTTGTGAAGAAGAGACAATCGATGAAATTGAACAGCATCTAGCTACTATAGAGCCAGTTTCAAAAATGATTGAAAAAGGCTTTACTCCAGAGCAAATTTTAGAAGCTGTGTTAGGAAAAGGTCATTTGCAAATTTTAGATTCCATGCCAGTAGAGTTTAAATGTCAATGTTCAAAAGAGCGATTTGGTGCAGCGATTTTAGGGTTAGGGACACAGGAAATTCGAGAAATGATTAAAGAGGATGGCGAAGCAGAAGCACAATGTCACTTCTGTTTAGAAACATACCGTTTCTCAAAAGAAGAGCTAGAAGGATTTATCGATGAGCTCAACGCGTAA
- a CDS encoding peptidyl-prolyl cis-trans isomerase, producing the protein MSSTRNRRPLNATTSNNQTPLLQRRLKTKPALTVIIILLLGNILWFIAWLIPDNVQEIGSDEQVAAIDGDIITRQEWMVAMEERYGKETLQNLVNESVMEKAAKKYKIKVTDEEIDLELALMRSAQDKFDTAMQNLSSEQLRQKIRSQLILDKVLTKDVVIKEGSIEKYYEENQALYNTKTSYRTNFIEVNSKKAAEEALSEIKNASDFSVLAREISVDSASASLGGDIGFLTEKQENVDPAILKAAEGLKAGEISKAFKLDNGHYGIVQVQEIGEGQSFTYDDVKEHIERELALEQLPQSVTPEAFWSEFSATWYYGEAKKGK; encoded by the coding sequence ATGAGCTCAACGCGTAATCGACGCCCTTTAAACGCTACAACGTCCAACAACCAAACGCCCTTATTGCAACGCCGTTTAAAAACTAAACCCGCATTAACAGTTATTATAATTTTGTTATTAGGAAATATTTTGTGGTTTATTGCTTGGTTAATCCCAGATAACGTTCAAGAAATTGGTAGCGATGAACAAGTCGCTGCCATTGACGGGGATATTATTACACGTCAAGAGTGGATGGTTGCCATGGAAGAACGCTATGGTAAAGAGACACTACAAAATTTAGTGAATGAATCTGTGATGGAAAAGGCAGCAAAGAAATATAAAATAAAAGTTACGGATGAAGAGATCGATTTAGAGTTAGCTTTAATGCGATCTGCTCAGGATAAATTTGATACAGCCATGCAAAATCTTTCATCAGAGCAGCTACGACAAAAAATTCGCTCACAGCTTATTTTAGATAAGGTACTGACAAAAGATGTGGTTATAAAAGAAGGCAGTATTGAAAAATATTATGAGGAAAATCAGGCATTATACAATACGAAAACAAGCTATCGTACTAATTTTATTGAGGTGAATTCCAAAAAGGCTGCTGAGGAAGCGTTAAGTGAAATAAAAAACGCCTCTGATTTTTCAGTGCTGGCACGTGAAATCTCGGTAGATAGCGCATCAGCTAGTTTAGGCGGAGATATTGGTTTCCTTACAGAAAAACAAGAAAATGTTGATCCTGCCATTTTAAAAGCCGCTGAGGGTTTAAAAGCAGGTGAGATTAGTAAAGCATTTAAGCTTGATAACGGACATTACGGAATTGTACAAGTTCAAGAAATAGGCGAAGGACAATCCTTTACATATGACGATGTGAAAGAACATATTGAACGTGAGCTCGCGTTAGAGCAATTGCCACAATCGGTTACACCAGAAGCATTTTGGTCTGAATTCAGTGCAACTTGGTATTACGGAGAAGCTAAAAAAGGTAAATAA
- the cysK gene encoding cysteine synthase A, producing MSRLANSVAELVGKTPIVKLNHATGENEGTVYVKLEYFNPGSSVKDRLALAMIEAAEKDGTLKPGGTIIEPTSGNTGIGLAMIAAAKGYKAILVMPETMSLERRNLLRAYGAELVLTPGPAGMKGAISKAEELSAEHGYFLPQQFTNPANAVIHRLTTGPEIVEAFEGLKLDAFVSGVGTGGTITGAGAVLKEKYPDIEIIAVEPKDSPVLSGGQPGPHKIQGIGAGFVPEVLDTDVYSSVFPVENEIAFEVARKVAREEGILCGISSGAAIHVAIEAAKRLGKGSNVLAIVPSNGERYLSTPLYQFED from the coding sequence ATGAGTAGATTAGCGAACTCAGTAGCTGAATTAGTTGGTAAAACACCAATTGTAAAGTTAAATCATGCAACTGGCGAAAACGAAGGTACTGTTTATGTAAAATTAGAATATTTTAACCCGGGTAGCTCAGTAAAGGACCGTTTAGCTTTAGCGATGATTGAAGCGGCTGAGAAAGATGGTACATTAAAGCCAGGTGGTACAATTATTGAGCCTACTTCTGGTAATACAGGTATTGGTCTTGCGATGATTGCTGCGGCTAAAGGCTATAAAGCGATATTAGTGATGCCAGAAACAATGAGCTTAGAGCGTCGTAACTTATTACGTGCATATGGTGCAGAGCTTGTATTAACACCTGGACCAGCAGGGATGAAAGGTGCAATTTCTAAGGCAGAGGAATTATCTGCTGAGCATGGCTACTTCTTACCACAACAATTCACGAACCCAGCTAATGCTGTTATTCACCGTTTAACAACTGGACCGGAGATTGTAGAAGCATTTGAAGGTTTAAAATTAGATGCATTTGTATCTGGTGTTGGTACAGGAGGTACAATTACGGGTGCAGGCGCTGTGTTAAAAGAGAAATATCCGGATATTGAAATTATTGCTGTTGAACCAAAAGATTCACCTGTACTTTCTGGCGGTCAACCAGGACCTCATAAAATTCAAGGTATCGGTGCCGGATTCGTACCAGAAGTGTTAGATACAGATGTTTATTCTTCTGTATTCCCAGTAGAAAACGAGATTGCTTTCGAAGTAGCTCGTAAAGTAGCGCGTGAAGAAGGTATCTTATGCGGTATTTCATCTGGTGCAGCGATCCATGTTGCTATTGAAGCTGCAAAACGTTTAGGGAAGGGCTCGAATGTTCTTGCAATCGTACCTTCTAATGGGGAACGTTATTTATCAACTCCGTTATATCAATTTGAAGACTAA
- a CDS encoding anthranilate synthase component I family protein, with the protein MDAESFFYSYKEQTETEKAHVFLESGRGGHFTIAAWNPLATAQSVENGLLINWRNGEKEVLNGEPLALLEELVEKYHLSYNDELPVFQGGAIGFVAYDYARKIEVLPNTAVDDLHVPDIYFYIFDCWAVHDVKTNKVTLMKLADCDVDLEERANAWQGAAQEGLLTRKFEKTSAVEIVNDESELLVSFAGTDFEDAVSKIQTYIAQGDVFQVNLSVRQSKKLNATAMDVYEALRAFNPSPYMAYIEAPDFAVVSGSPELLVKRHGTELSTRPIAGTRPRGKSEAEDLALAQELIDNDKERAEHVMLVDLERNDLGRVSTFGTVEVDEFMVIERYSHVMHIVSNVRGEIAEGKTNADVIRAMFPGGTITGAPKIRTMEIIEELEPVRRGLYTGSIGWLGYTGDMEFNIVIRTAFVKDGVAHIQAGAGIVIDSVPEKEYQESLNKAKAMWQAKAMAEERAK; encoded by the coding sequence ATGGATGCAGAGTCGTTTTTTTATAGTTATAAGGAGCAAACAGAAACAGAAAAAGCTCATGTATTTTTAGAAAGTGGACGCGGAGGACATTTTACAATAGCTGCATGGAATCCGTTAGCTACAGCGCAGTCGGTCGAAAATGGCCTGCTTATAAATTGGAGAAATGGTGAGAAAGAAGTTTTAAATGGTGAACCACTTGCATTGCTAGAGGAATTGGTGGAGAAATATCACCTTTCATACAATGATGAGCTTCCTGTTTTTCAAGGTGGAGCAATAGGGTTTGTTGCATACGATTACGCGCGTAAAATTGAAGTGCTCCCTAACACTGCAGTAGATGATTTACATGTACCAGATATTTATTTTTATATTTTTGATTGCTGGGCAGTACACGATGTGAAAACCAATAAAGTAACGCTTATGAAGCTAGCAGACTGTGACGTAGATTTAGAAGAACGTGCTAATGCATGGCAAGGGGCAGCGCAAGAAGGATTGCTTACACGCAAATTTGAGAAAACAAGCGCTGTAGAAATAGTGAACGACGAAAGTGAATTGCTAGTATCATTTGCTGGGACTGACTTTGAAGACGCGGTAAGTAAAATCCAAACATATATAGCTCAGGGCGATGTGTTTCAGGTGAATTTGTCAGTACGTCAATCCAAAAAATTAAATGCAACTGCAATGGATGTATATGAAGCATTACGTGCATTTAATCCATCACCTTACATGGCTTATATAGAAGCACCGGATTTTGCTGTCGTTTCTGGATCACCCGAGCTTTTGGTGAAGCGTCACGGTACTGAGTTGTCTACGCGACCGATTGCTGGCACACGACCAAGAGGAAAATCCGAAGCAGAGGATTTAGCATTAGCACAGGAATTGATTGATAACGACAAGGAACGTGCTGAACATGTAATGCTTGTTGATTTAGAGCGCAATGATTTAGGGCGAGTATCTACATTTGGAACGGTTGAAGTGGATGAATTCATGGTCATTGAACGCTATTCGCATGTGATGCATATTGTTTCCAACGTGCGAGGAGAAATAGCTGAAGGGAAAACGAATGCAGACGTTATCCGTGCTATGTTTCCAGGAGGAACAATAACGGGTGCACCGAAAATTCGTACGATGGAAATTATTGAAGAGTTAGAACCTGTAAGACGAGGATTATATACTGGTTCAATTGGCTGGCTAGGCTACACAGGTGATATGGAATTTAATATTGTTATTCGTACAGCATTTGTTAAAGACGGAGTAGCGCATATTCAGGCAGGAGCGGGCATTGTTATTGATTCTGTTCCAGAAAAAGAATACCAAGAGTCTTTAAATAAAGCGAAGGCGATGTGGCAGGCAAAGGCAATGGCGGAGGAGCGAGCAAAATGA
- the pabA gene encoding aminodeoxychorismate/anthranilate synthase component II, translated as MILMIDNYDSFTYNLVQYFGEFGHELVVKRNDVLTLKDIEQLAPDMIVISPGPCSPNEAGESLNIIKNFAGNIPILGVCLGHQAIAQVFGGNVIRAERLMHGKTSPVLHAEIGLHKGMPNPFEATRYHSLIVEKETLPACFEVTAWTEEGEIMGIRHKDYPIEGVQYHPESIMTEQGKKLLRQFIELYVEGAK; from the coding sequence ATGATTTTAATGATTGATAACTATGATTCATTTACGTATAACCTAGTGCAGTATTTTGGAGAATTTGGTCATGAATTAGTGGTAAAAAGAAATGATGTATTGACGTTGAAGGATATTGAACAACTTGCACCAGATATGATTGTCATTTCTCCAGGACCATGTAGCCCAAATGAAGCAGGTGAAAGCCTGAACATTATTAAGAATTTCGCGGGAAATATTCCGATTTTAGGCGTTTGTCTTGGCCATCAAGCCATTGCTCAAGTATTTGGAGGGAATGTTATACGAGCTGAGCGTTTGATGCATGGTAAAACATCACCTGTGTTACATGCTGAAATAGGTTTGCATAAGGGAATGCCAAATCCATTTGAAGCTACTCGATACCACTCTTTGATTGTTGAAAAAGAAACATTACCAGCATGTTTTGAAGTAACTGCATGGACAGAAGAAGGCGAGATTATGGGTATTCGCCATAAGGACTATCCAATTGAGGGCGTGCAATACCATCCTGAATCGATCATGACGGAGCAAGGTAAAAAGCTTCTACGCCAGTTTATAGAATTGTATGTAGAGGGAGCGAAGTAA
- the pabC gene encoding aminodeoxychorismate lyase, producing MLCWMNGDYVAAQDLRISPFDHGFLYGLGFFETFRTYKGKVFCWEAHIERLQTALSQYRIHMPYTEDELLKVVQRLNEQANGQDGYFRINVSAGEHSIGLQPTEYRHPNVIVFRKELHDTPRGMEKNAQWLVTPRNTPEKGLRVKSHHYGNNVLGRFEMPSLAQQEGFFLTEEGYVAEGITSNIFWVKDDILYTPSLETGILPGIIRAWIIERAQSLGIKVKEGFFTKEDVEQCSECFITNSIQELVPIRKLENKQLLGNKGPIYSCLHEAFVNEVEQE from the coding sequence ATGCTGTGTTGGATGAACGGTGACTATGTAGCGGCGCAGGATTTGCGCATTTCGCCATTCGATCATGGGTTTTTATATGGCTTAGGTTTTTTCGAAACATTTCGAACGTATAAGGGAAAGGTGTTTTGTTGGGAAGCGCATATCGAGAGGTTGCAAACAGCGCTTTCTCAATATCGTATTCATATGCCTTATACTGAAGATGAATTACTAAAGGTTGTTCAGCGATTAAATGAACAGGCGAATGGACAGGATGGCTATTTCCGTATAAATGTATCAGCTGGAGAGCATAGTATCGGTTTACAGCCGACAGAATATAGACATCCGAATGTTATTGTTTTTCGCAAAGAATTACATGATACACCTAGAGGTATGGAGAAAAACGCACAGTGGCTTGTAACACCTCGTAATACTCCTGAAAAAGGGCTACGAGTGAAATCGCATCATTATGGTAATAACGTTCTTGGGCGTTTTGAGATGCCATCTTTGGCACAACAAGAAGGCTTCTTTTTAACGGAAGAAGGCTATGTTGCTGAAGGTATTACATCAAATATCTTTTGGGTGAAAGATGATATACTATATACGCCTTCCTTAGAGACTGGTATTTTACCTGGAATTATCCGAGCATGGATAATTGAGCGAGCGCAATCTCTGGGGATTAAGGTAAAAGAAGGTTTCTTTACTAAAGAGGATGTAGAGCAATGCTCAGAATGCTTTATTACCAACTCTATACAAGAGTTAGTTCCAATTCGTAAATTAGAAAACAAGCAGTTACTAGGCAATAAAGGGCCTATTTATTCGTGTTTACATGAAGCATTTGTCAATGAAGTGGAACAAGAATAG
- the folP gene encoding dihydropteroate synthase, whose protein sequence is MLEKYTTPLTINGITLDYTAETFVMGILNVTPDSFSDGGKFNNVEAAVTQAKKMVAEGAKIIDVGGESTRPGYERISDEDEIARIVPVIQALVAEVPAIISVDTYKANVARAAIEAGAHIINDIWGAKADPKMAQVAADLNVPIILMHNRENTDYGTDFWATAKADLEKSIAIARNAGIPDHHIILDPGIGFAKTTAQNIEMMQHLKELVAMGYPVLLATSRKSMIGNVLKLPVEERIEGTGATVVYGIEKGCHMIRVHDVKEMARATHMADILVGKRIFKEEA, encoded by the coding sequence ATGCTAGAAAAATATACAACACCATTAACTATTAACGGTATCACGTTAGACTATACAGCAGAAACTTTTGTGATGGGTATTTTAAATGTCACGCCAGATTCATTCTCAGATGGAGGAAAGTTTAATAACGTCGAAGCTGCAGTTACACAAGCGAAAAAAATGGTAGCTGAGGGTGCTAAAATTATTGATGTTGGCGGAGAATCAACACGTCCAGGTTATGAGCGTATTTCCGATGAAGATGAAATTGCACGTATTGTGCCAGTTATTCAAGCTTTAGTAGCTGAAGTGCCTGCAATTATATCGGTTGATACGTATAAAGCAAACGTAGCACGAGCGGCTATCGAAGCTGGTGCACATATTATTAATGATATATGGGGTGCAAAGGCTGATCCTAAGATGGCTCAGGTCGCTGCAGATTTAAATGTACCGATTATTTTAATGCACAATCGGGAAAACACTGATTATGGAACTGATTTTTGGGCAACGGCAAAGGCTGATTTAGAGAAGAGTATTGCTATTGCCCGGAATGCAGGTATACCAGATCATCATATTATTTTAGATCCAGGCATAGGCTTTGCGAAAACTACCGCTCAAAATATAGAAATGATGCAGCATTTAAAGGAGCTCGTAGCAATGGGTTATCCTGTTTTACTAGCGACTTCACGTAAGTCAATGATCGGTAATGTTTTAAAACTGCCTGTTGAGGAGCGTATAGAAGGTACGGGCGCAACAGTTGTTTACGGTATTGAAAAGGGATGCCATATGATTCGTGTGCATGATGTAAAGGAAATGGCGCGAGCTACACATATGGCTGATATTTTAGTTGGTAAACGTATTTTTAAGGAGGAAGCATGA
- the folB gene encoding dihydroneopterin aldolase, which translates to MDYIHLKDMQFYGYHGVLAAETTLGQRFRANVSLAVDMTMAGETDDLNYTVNYAEVYALCRDIVEGEPFKLIEALVSKIANSILETYSEKVKGVRVELIKPDPPIHGYYKEVSVEVTRGDY; encoded by the coding sequence ATGGACTATATTCATTTAAAGGATATGCAGTTTTATGGCTATCACGGTGTCTTAGCAGCTGAAACTACACTCGGTCAACGCTTTCGTGCTAATGTTTCACTTGCTGTAGACATGACAATGGCAGGAGAAACTGACGACTTAAATTATACGGTGAATTATGCAGAGGTTTATGCGTTATGTCGTGATATCGTAGAAGGTGAGCCGTTCAAGCTTATTGAAGCACTTGTATCGAAAATAGCAAACAGTATTTTAGAGACATACTCAGAAAAGGTTAAGGGTGTTCGCGTGGAGCTTATTAAACCAGATCCACCAATCCATGGCTATTATAAAGAAGTATCAGTAGAGGTAACGAGAGGTGATTACTAA
- the folK gene encoding 2-amino-4-hydroxy-6-hydroxymethyldihydropteridine diphosphokinase, whose amino-acid sequence MNNVYLSIGTNMGDRFENLQHAVKLLTENKEIEVVHTSSVYETAAVGYTDQADFLNIAVHIKTSYSSSEMLKICQWIESELGRVREFRWGPRIIDLDILLYNHEDIETESLIVPHPRMYERAFVLVPLIEITPTPVGEQLQRAHDIMQQMDCEEEGVTLWRASAELKMMQPVN is encoded by the coding sequence ATGAATAATGTGTATTTATCAATCGGGACAAATATGGGAGATCGATTTGAAAACCTACAACATGCTGTTAAACTTTTAACGGAAAATAAGGAAATTGAAGTTGTGCACACTTCTTCGGTTTATGAAACAGCTGCTGTAGGCTACACTGACCAAGCCGACTTTTTAAATATTGCAGTTCATATTAAAACGAGTTACTCATCTTCTGAAATGCTAAAAATCTGCCAATGGATTGAAAGTGAACTAGGTCGTGTTCGTGAATTTCGATGGGGCCCTCGAATCATAGACCTTGACATTTTACTCTACAATCACGAAGATATTGAAACAGAGAGCCTAATTGTTCCACATCCAAGAATGTATGAGCGAGCTTTCGTATTAGTACCACTGATAGAAATTACGCCTACACCAGTTGGAGAACAACTGCAAAGGGCGCATGATATAATGCAACAGATGGATTGTGAAGAGGAAGGCGTAACTTTATGGCGAGCATCAGCAGAGCTGAAAATGATGCAGCCCGTCAATTAA